One Hevea brasiliensis isolate MT/VB/25A 57/8 chromosome 5, ASM3005281v1, whole genome shotgun sequence genomic region harbors:
- the LOC110659077 gene encoding uncharacterized protein LOC110659077 — protein sequence MSVVEMQMCRWMSGNTIMDKMRDNHLLSLSLSLFFFGYGSFAFPMRHLVIDCCCIILYHHYSVLCFNSCFSALLVQDMPFIYLMMGYIFVAMANLAIEVRLMAFKFFYLIVQHYPAAFSLHGEKVLQNYADILRKNQFCLEDKGRLKNVLAGLLRCLSLLPSKKVEVDTFKKEVPRRVLHAYEPTRPTDFAGIAQHHVLIFLWVFVELHFAMPSFSFCIYGHLIVCMASYSCGEINSHLIIITDSTFFAFVDDDRYFSLNVVIAEIFLHLDEWIRPPAELLEKFLAFMEHALLEKIHGETRSGREKQMLTLVHFMPKLVAQVKGDWKSRLLQAFTKTFLDCKPESSVKLACLAAIEEMLFSIRMWQPDGYDPEVVGPLITWIRELPVLLILLGDRHPSSSEAVLHLLLDLGRFASLGSFLAKEYEEVQKSLQEFYCTYQEGDKCYGPFTRLPLECQKLSIYSLAYFSHLDSPLLTSVTLCCLRPDLDEYVLFLIIEHLHSIFRRGKIEIQDHLSFFVTLVTRFNVFPENIRSAIEEGTKFSNRGTFKKLIGVVFSCLEQMGDASLVFFLLEREILKQILLKPPLDNACAMLRILVRLDSKPTRLSEQSIINLSNFIPSYLIDVVHCMGGFDAEPKGAHFRTLMDYIVPSFYMFESSRKLLNLVLNGMGSMITESRINDIVSVLMLMHKDDKMNRIISSSRAEFDHVSQSIRSLKLEDSSLTVGERRRIQYALEQLKTVRSSLDQEMQRAKQDMLP from the exons ATGAGTGTGGTGGAAATGCAAATGTGCAGATGGATGTCTGGTAACACGATAATGGATAAAATGAGGGATAACcatttgctctctctctctctttctctttttttctttggGTATGGTTCTTTTGCCTTTCCAATGAGGCATCTTGTCATTGATTGTTGTTGTATTATTCTTTATCATCATTACTCCGTCCTTTGCTTTAACAGTTGTTTCTCCGCTCTACTTGTCCAGGATATGCCTTTCATTTATTTAATGATGGGATACATTTTTGTCGCAATGGCAAATTTAGCAATTGAAGTTCGGCTTATGGCTTTCAAGTTTTTTTATCTCATTGTACAGCATTATCCAGCTGCGTTTTCCTTGCATGGTGAAAAG GTTCTTCAAAATTATGCGGATATTCTGCGGAAGAACCAGTTCTGTTTAGAAGACAAGGGCAGGCTCAAGAATGTGCTTGCTGGTTTGTTGCGCTGCTTGTCACTGTTGCCATCTAAAAAAGTAGAAGTTGACACATTCAAGAAG GAAGTCCCTAGGCGCGTGTTGCATGCTTATGAGCCTACGAGGCCTACAGATTTTGCTGGTATTGCTCAGCACCACGTTCTTATTTTTCTATGGGTTTTTGTAGAATTACATTTCGCAATGCCATCATTCAGTTTCTGCATTTATGGCCAT CTCATTGTTTGCATGGCTTCCTATTCTTGTGGAGAAATCAATTCACATCTGATAATTATAACTGATAGCACATTCTTTGCATTCGTG GATGATGATCGATATTTTTCCCTGAATGTTGTGATTGCTGAAATATTTTTGCACTTAGATGAATGGATCCGCCCTCCTGCTGAGTTACTAGAGAAATTTCTTGCATTCATGGAGCATGCACTGCTTGAAAAG ATCCACGGTGAAACAAGGTCTGGCAGAGAAAAGCAGATGCTTACACTGGTTCATTTTATGCCAAAACTTGTAGCACAAGTGAAAGGCGACTGGAAGTCTCGCCTTCTACAG GCATTTACAAAGACATTCCTTGATTGCAAACCAGAGTCTTCAGTAAAATTGGCTTGCCTTGCCGCAATTGAAGAAATGCTTTTTTCTATAA GAATGTGGCAACCAGATGGATATGATCCAGAAGTAGTGGGCCCTCTTATTACTTGGATAAGAGAGCTACCTGTGTTGTTAATCCTGCTCGGTGATAGGCATCCATCCTCTTCTG AAGCTGTGTTGCATCTTCTGCTTGACCTGGGTCGATTTGCTTCACTGGGTTCTTTCCTTGCAAAGGAATACGAAGAGGTGCAAAAGTCGCTACAAGAATTTTACTGCACATATCAAGAAG GGGATAAATGTTATGGTCCTTTCACAAGGCTTCCATTGGAGTGTCAAAAACTCTCCATCTATAGTCTTGCTTACTTTTCTCACCTAGATTCACCTTTGCTGACGTCAGTAACTTTATGTTGCCTCC GTCCTGACTTGGATGAATATGTCTTGTTTCTGATCATAGAACATTTGCATTCAATATTTAGACGCGGCAAAATTGAGATACAGGACCACCTTAGCTTCTTTGTCACGCTGGTCACCCGTTTCAATGTTTTTCCAG AAAATATTCGCTCTGCAATTGAGGAAGGTACAAAGTTCTCAAATCGTGGAACTTTCAAGAAATTGATTGGTGTTGTTTTCTCATGCCTGGAACAGATGGGTGATGCTTCCCTAGTTTTTTTTCTATTGGAGAGAGAAATCCTAAAGCAGATT TTATTAAAGCCCCCTCTAGACAATGCCTGTGCTATGCTAAGGATACTTGTTAGGCTAGACTCCAAACCCACAAGACTTTCTGAACAAAGTATTATCAATTTGAGCAATTTCATTCCAAGCTACTTGATTGACGTTGTGCAT TGTATGGGAGGGTTTGATGCAGAACCCAAGGGAGCTCATTTTCGAACGCTGATGGACTATATTGTTCCTAGCTTTTACATGTTTGAAAGTAGTAGAAAGCTCTTGAATCTTGTGTTGAATGGGATGGGTTCAATGATAACTGAAAGtagaataaatgatattgttaGTGTCCTAATGTTGATGCATAAGGATGATAAGATGAATCGAATTATTTCTTCATCGAGGGCTGAGTTTGATCATGTTTCACAGAGCATACGCTCATTAAAG TTGGAGGATAGCAGTCTAACTGTTGGGGAAAGGCGTAGAATACAATATGCGTTAGAGCAACTAAAGACTGTTAGAAGCTCATTAGATCAAGAGATGCAAAGAGCAAAGCAGGATATGTTACCCTAG
- the LOC131168883 gene encoding protein CHROMOSOME TRANSMISSION FIDELITY 7-like, producing the protein MQSKISSFFKPFSSSSSSKSGQDLPSIFKDDDHELALWEIAEHQFVNTYKRRAPQSNEGNKRVEGNEGPGSNVLTTPISKDLCLKPESRSSGKVLNKKRSYAQFHLDLGQSDFNFRTCSACGVKYAPGEEEDEKNHKTLHRNYTHGVQYKGCGNERVVHMPCSELGRIVLVLGSDPPAQRNKVQEVVKMMEIELGGGWIFHKLCKVYLFISSQRVAGCLVAEPIKEAFKVLPCSVDKRSDATKKDSKSDSTTLRFGEIILQRETTKKAPTVNSLEVLDRKSNGAIVCEENAVSAICGIRAIWVSPSNRRKRIAAQLLDAVRKSFCIGFTLQQSQIAFSPPTSAGKALAFSYTGTASFMVYKPNAVDS; encoded by the exons ATGCAGTCCAAGATAAGTTCCTTCTTCAAGCCATTTTCATCGTCTTCTTCTTCAAAATCTGGCCAGGACCTGCCTTCGATTTTCAAGGACGATGACCATGAATTGGCGCTTTGGGAGATTGCTGAGCACCAATTTGTCAATACTTACAAACGCAGAGCTCCACAATCAAACGAAGG AAACAAAAGAGTTGAAGGCAATGAAGGACCTGGAAGTAATGTATTGACAACACCCATTTCAAAGGATCTGTGTCTGAAACCAGAATCGAGGAGTTCTGGGAAAGTTCTCAACAAGAAGAGAAGCTATGCACAGTTCCATTTGGACTTGGGTCAATCTGATTTCAATTTCCGTACATGTTCCGCATGTGGGGTTAAATATGCTCCTGGGGAAGAAGAGGATGAGAAGAACCATAAAACATTACACAGGAATTACACTCACGGGGTTCAATACAAG GGTTGCGGGAATGAAAGGGTCGTTCATATGCCTTGCTCTGAGTTGGGCCGCATTGTTTTGGTGTTAGGCAGTGACCCTCCTGCTCAGAGAAATAAG GTACAGGAGGTTGTAAAGATGATGGAAATTGAACTTGGTGGTGGATGGATTTTTCATAAGCTCTGTAAG gtgtatctatttatatCTTCTCAGAGAGTTGCTGGTTGTTTAGTTGCTGAACCAATAAAAGAAGCATTCAAAGTCCTTCCTTGTTCAGTGGATAAAAGATCTGATGCTACTAAAAAGGATTCGAAATCAGATTCAACCACTCTTCGATTTGGGGAAATCATATTGCAGAGGGAAACCACAAAGAAAGCCCCCACTGTCAATTCTCTTGAAGTGTTGGATAGGAAGAGCAATGGAGCTATTGTCTGTGAAGAGAACGCTGTATCCGCTATTTGTGGCATTAGAGCAATCTGGGTCAGTCCCTCTAACAGAAGAAAGCGCATTGCCGCCCAGTTACTGGATGCTGTGAG GAAAAGTTTTTGCATAGGTTTTACTCTGCAACAATCTCAGATAGCATTCTCCCCACCAACGTCAGCAGGAAAGGCATTGGCATTCAGTTATACTGGAACTGCATCATTCATGGTGTACAAGCCTAATGCTGTGGACAGTTGA